In a genomic window of Syntrophorhabdales bacterium:
- a CDS encoding NAD(+)/NADH kinase: MEGKIPIHIVCKRKKEDALTAAQEIITRFGTKTDVLLNEEAASEIGYGKVFELEHVGEGAGVIIVLGGDGTLLAVARQLKGREVPILGVNLGGLGFLTEISLEELPDMLASVMRGEHNLSRRAMLSVVVKRNNELVFDLSVLNDAVITKEALARIIDIETFVNDEYLTTYRADGLVISTATGSTGYSLAAGGPILHPSLTNIVVTPICPHMLTNRPILLPEEAAIKAVLLAKDERVILTLDGQIGFPLEFGDDVTVKKSPYAVNLITSRSRGYFEVLRTKLKWGER; the protein is encoded by the coding sequence CCGCGCAGGAGATCATAACGCGATTCGGAACTAAAACGGATGTCCTTCTCAATGAAGAGGCGGCATCAGAGATCGGCTACGGGAAAGTATTCGAGCTCGAGCATGTAGGAGAAGGGGCTGGTGTCATCATTGTCCTTGGAGGCGATGGTACACTGCTGGCAGTTGCGCGCCAGCTCAAAGGACGCGAGGTGCCGATCCTGGGGGTGAACCTGGGGGGTCTGGGATTCCTCACGGAAATCTCGCTGGAAGAACTGCCGGATATGCTTGCGTCGGTTATGCGGGGGGAGCACAATCTTTCCCGTCGTGCCATGCTGAGCGTGGTGGTAAAGCGCAACAATGAACTCGTATTCGACCTTTCGGTGCTCAATGATGCGGTGATTACCAAGGAGGCACTTGCCAGGATAATCGATATCGAGACCTTTGTGAACGACGAGTATCTGACCACCTACAGGGCCGACGGACTGGTCATCTCGACCGCTACCGGCTCGACGGGCTATTCGCTCGCAGCGGGCGGGCCGATCCTCCACCCCTCCCTCACAAACATTGTCGTGACGCCGATCTGTCCGCACATGTTGACAAACCGGCCGATCCTGCTGCCCGAGGAAGCAGCAATCAAGGCTGTCCTGCTTGCAAAAGACGAAAGAGTCATTCTTACGCTGGACGGGCAGATAGGCTTTCCGTTGGAGTTCGGAGACGATGTTACGGTTAAGAAATCGCCGTATGCGGTCAACCTCATAACGTCAAGGTCACGGGGCTACTTCGAGGTGCTCCGGACAAAACTGAAGTGGGGAGAGCGATAA